From the Lepisosteus oculatus isolate fLepOcu1 chromosome 1, fLepOcu1.hap2, whole genome shotgun sequence genome, one window contains:
- the LOC107077076 gene encoding C2 calcium-dependent domain-containing protein 4C-like — protein sequence MLSASSSLSLRTALDNVLTWTNLKPSKSSTQDRPLARNRDIFSVMVTPDRIPQFFIPSLEVDHIFVHVNPGDGGQPGCAQELQVTSGAKPSCASPEPCSSRREAVARREALCKKAFLPSTDGSLFTQDLERAADHSDPATRAALSLPHLAKITTPYGFLALGESPNIRRKESLFFEQDPQDIRSLLSHRKKSNSLSRSRSSPVGGSEQPPTGQQEPTLQPIRSSRSVSWDAICKATSSTPPTPSNSLSLTPCNKPEKTRFQSLIKKHLASIKRMRSGSSTGEKAPASFRRTRSQTVQ from the coding sequence ATGCTGTCCGCCAGCTCCAGCCTTTCTCTGCGCACTGCGCTCGACAATGTGCTCACCTGGACCAACCTCAAGCCCAGCAAGAGCTCCACCCAGGACAGACCGCTGGCCCGCAACAGAGACATCTTCAGCGTCATGGTCACGCCGGACCGCATCCCCCAGTTCTTCATCCCTTCGCTGGAGGTGGATCACATCTTTGTACACGTTAATCCCGGGGATGGAGGGCAGCCCGGGTGCGCGCAAGAACTGCAGGTCACCAGTGGCGCTAAACCCAGCTGTGCCTCGCCTGAGCCCTGTAGCAGCCGGAGAGAGGCAGTGGCCCGCAGAGAAGCTCTGTGCAAGAAAGCCTTCCTCCCGTCTACTGACGGGTCTCTCTTCACACAGGATCTGGAAAGAGCTGCCGACCACTCCGACCCGGCGACCCGCGCCGCCCTCTCTCTACCGCACCTCGCCAAGATCACCACCCCCTACGGCTTCCTAGCTCTGGGTGAGAGCCCGAACATCCGCAGAAAGGAGTCCCTCTTCTTCGAACAAGACCCCCAGGACATCCGCTCGCTGCTGTCCCACCGAAAAAAGAGCAACTCGCTTTCCCGGAGCCGCTCCTCCCCTGTTGGCGGCTCTGAGCAGCCTCCAACCGGGCAGCAGGAACCCACTTTACAACCCATTCGGTCCAGCCGCTCGGTGTCCTGGGACGCCATCTGCAAAGCCACTTCTTCTACCCCTCCAACTCCCTCTAACTCTCTTTCGCTCACTCCTTGCAACAAGCCGGAGAAAACACGATTCCAAAGCCTGATAAAGAAGCACCTCGCCAGTATCAAGCGCATGCGGTCGGGTAGTTCCACAGGCGAAAAAGCGCCCGCTTCGTTTCGACGGACACGGAGCCAAACTGTGCAGTGA